One window from the genome of Garra rufa chromosome 1, GarRuf1.0, whole genome shotgun sequence encodes:
- the LOC141336767 gene encoding uncharacterized protein, which translates to MDGELFPDSEQDSSSSESESDWMSETGKSKGKQGVKRKKNQQNGNKKKIARSKNSSLPGVDLTNIFQEVRKKDELAVRCGKMAGCLHRIKYDNGEKCISCKGKWFTPGQFEKFGRKAHCKKWKASIFYKPSNDLRQVNLLKLIQNGCLSEYGQQGKSIKQVTQTKSRKRSVSKRPVCGIEEEIIQLDSSSDESVSVAKRVKKNRRESVIFVKTFSKRITELEESTASARDSSLDESITVAERVKMNRRESVISTGTVCKKITKRVESTAGARVSPALPTDATEPAESGQLRESIRKVTQSRERLFSKSLKISVCRIEEEKEYLKWKSNRQHLKSPAPPTDATEPAVSSVVEEANQTTHEAAAEAAATAAQLNVSDSPTDATDPTVDEEAHQTTDEAAAGQQNFCHSPADATEPAVSPVVDEADQTTDEAAEAQLNFNSFTDATEPAVSPVVDEADQTTDEAAEAQLNFNSFTDATEPAVSPVVDEADQTTDEAAEAQLNFNSFTDATEPAVSPVVDEADQTTDEAAEAQLNFNSFTHATEPAVSPVVDEADQATDEAAEAQLNFNSFTDATEPTVSPVVDEADQTTDEAASEAAAAASQLNVSDSPTDAKTPAVPLVEEEGDQITDEAVGEAATAAQLNYSDSSTDATDPAVSPVVEEVDKITDEAASEAATAAQLNFSDSPTDAKTPAVPLVKEEVDQITDEAVGEAATPAQLNYSDSSNYATNPAVSPVVDEADQTTDEAAAAQLNFNSFTDATEPAVSPVVDEADQTTDEAAEAQLNFNSFTHVTEPAVSPVVDEADQTTDEAAAAQLNFNSFTHATEPAVSPVVDEADQTTDEAASEAAAAASQLNISDSPTDAKKPAVPLVEEEGDQITDEAVGEAATAAQLNYSDSSTDATDPAVSPVVEEVDQITDEAAGEAATAAQLNFSDSPTDAKTPAVPLVKEEVDQITDEAVGEAATPAQLNYSDSSNYATNPAVSPVVDEADQTTDESVGEAATAAKLNFSDSPTDATEPAASPVAKGANQTTDESVGDAAALMNVSDSPAELQNPVASEESEKTGQMQLLRFLENKLNTMNSTLKSIESSLKKLVEKQSQNTQPQYVCLIPAVIENSQIISLIKKEPITEGGGSTDKAKL; encoded by the exons ATGGATGGTGAATTATTCCCAGATTCAGAGCAGGATTCGAGCAGCTCAGAATCAGAATCTGACTGGATGAGTGAGACGGGAAAAAGTAAAGGAAAACAAGGGGTAAAAAGAAAGAAGAATCAACAAAATGGTAACAAGAAGAAAATAGCCAGAAGTAAAAACTCTAGTCTTCCAG ggGTAGACCTTACTAACATCTTTCAAGAAGTCAGAAAAAAGGATGAGCTGGCTGTCCGTTGTGGAAAAATGGCAGGTTGTCTGCACAGAATAAAATACGACAACG GAGAAAAGTGTATTTCATGTAAAGGGAAATGGTTTACACCCGGACAGTTTGAGAAATTTGGAAGAAAAGCGCATTGCAAGAAGTGGAAGGCCAGCATCTTTTACAAGCCATCAAATGACCTTCGACAAGTTAATTTACTGAAACTCATACAA AATGGGTGTCTTTCGGAATATGGACAACAGGGGAAATCAATTAAACAG GTGACACAGACAAAGTCTCGTAAAAGATCGGTTTCGAAGAGACCTGTGTGTGGAATTGAAGAGGAAATAATCCAGCTGG ACAGTTCTTCAGATGAGTCTGTATCTGTTGCTAAGAGAGTCAAAAAG AACAGGAGAGAATCCGTGATTTTCGTTAAAACTTTCAGTAAAAGAATCACAGAGCTGGAAGAATCTACTGCCAGTGCTAGAG ACAGTTCTTTAGATGAGTCTATAACTGTTGCTGAAAGAGTCAAAATG AACAGGAGAGAATCTGTGATTTCAACTGGAACTGTCTGTAAAAAGATCACAAAACGGGTAGAATCTACTGCCGGTGCTAGAG TTTCACCTGCACTTCCCACTGATGCTACAGAACCTGCAGaatcaggacaactgagggagtcaaTTAGAAAG GTGACACAGTCCAGGGAGAGATTGTTTTCCAAGAGTCTGAAAATATCTGTGTGTCGGATTGAAGAGG aaaaagaatatttaaagtggaaaagtaacCGTCAGCATTTGAAAAGTCCTGCACCTCCCACTGATGCTACAGAACCTGCAGTATCTTCTGTCGTAGAGGAGGCCAATCAGACCACACATGAAGCAGCGGCTGaagcagcagcaacagcagctCAGCTGAACGTCAGTGATTCTCCCACTGATGCTACAGATCCTACAGTAGATGAGGAGGCACACCAGACCACAGATGAAGCAGCAGCAGGTCAGCAAAACTTCTGTCATTCTCCTGCTGATGCTACAGAACCTGCAGTATCTCCTGTCGTAGATGAGGCTGATCAGACCACAGATGAAGCAGCAGAAGCTCAGCTGAACTTTAATTCTTTCACTGATGCGACAGAACCAGCAGTATCTCCTGTCGTAGATGAGGCTGATCAGACCACAGATGAAGCAGCAGAAGCTCAGCTGAACTTTAATTCTTTCACTGATGCGACAGAACCAGCAGTATCTCCTGTCGTAGATGAGGCTGATCAGACCACAGATGAAGCAGCAGAAGCTCAGCTGAACTTTAATTCTTTCACTGATGCGACAGAACCAGCAGTATCTCCTGTCGTAGATGAGGCTGATCAGACCACAGATGAAGCAGCAGAAGCTCAGCTGAACTTTAATTCTTTCACTCATGCGACAGAACCAGCAGTATCTCCTGTCGTAGATGAGGCTGATCAGGCCACAGATGAAGCAGCAGAAGCTCAGCTGAACTTTAATTCTTTCACTGATGCGACAGAACCAACAGTATCTCCTGTCGTAGATGAGGCTGATCAGACCACAGATGAAGCAGCGAgtgaagcagcagcagcagcatcccAGCTGAACGTCAGTGATTCTCCCACTGATGCTAAAACACCTGCAGTACCTCTTGTCGAAGAGGAGGGTGATCAGATTACAGATGAAGCAGTGGGTGAAGCAGCAACAGCAGCACAGCTGAACTACAGTGATTCTTCCACTGATGCTACAGATCCTGCAGTATCTCCTGTCGTAGAGGAGGTTGATAAGATTACAGATGAAGCAGCGAGTGAAGCAGCAACAGCAGCCCAGCTGAACTTCAGTGATTCTCCCACTGATGCTAAAACACCTGCAGTACCTCTTGTCAAAGAGGAGGTTGATCAGATTACAGATGAAGCAGTGGGTGAAGCAGCAACACCAGCTCAGCTGAACTACAGTGATTCTTCCAATTATGCTACAAATCCTGCAGTATCTCCTGTCGTAGATGAGGCTGATCAGACCACAGATGAAGCAGCAGCAGCTCAGCTGAACTTTAATTCTTTCACTGATGCGACAGAACCAGCAGTATCTCCTGTCGTAGATGAGGCTGATCAGACCACAGATGAAGCAGCAGAAGCTCAGCTGAACTTTAATTCTTTCACTCATGTGACAGAACCAGCAGTATCTCCTGTCGTAGATGAGGCTGATCAGACCACAGATGAAGCAGCAGCAGCTCAGCTGAACTTTAATTCTTTCACTCATGCGACAGAACCAGCAGTATCTCCTGTCGTAGATGAGGCTGATCAGACCACAGATGAAGCAGCGAgtgaagcagcagcagcagcatcccAGCTGAACATCAGTGATTCTCCCACTGATGCTAAAAAACCTGCAGTACCTCTTGTCGAAGAGGAGGGTGATCAGATTACAGATGAAGCAGTGGGTGAAGCAGCAACAGCAGCACAGCTGAACTACAGTGATTCTTCCACTGATGCTACAGATCCTGCAGTATCTCCTGTCGTAGAGGAGGTTGATCAGATTACAGATGAAGCAGCGGGTGAAGCAGCAACAGCAGCCCAGCTGAACTTCAGTGATTCTCCCACTGATGCTAAAACACCTGCAGTACCTCTTGTCAAAGAGGAGGTTGATCAGATTACAGATGAAGCAGTGGGTGAAGCAGCAACACCAGCACAGCTGAACTACAGTGATTCTTCCAATTATGCTACAAATCCTGCAGTATCTCCTGTCGTAGATGAGGCTGATCAGACCACAGATGAATCAGTGGGTGAAGCAGCAACAGCAGCTAAGCTGAACTTCAGTGATTCTCCAACTGATGCCACAGAGCCTGCAGCATCTCCTGTCGCAAAGGGGGCCAATCAGACCACGGATGAATCAGTGGGTGACGCAGCAGCTCTGATGAATGTCAGTGATTCTCCTGCTGAATTGCAGAATCCTGTTGCTTCTGAAGAGTCTGAGAAGACAGGCCAGATGCAGTTACTTAGATTTCTCGAAAATAAGCTTAATACCATGAACAGCACCCTAAAATCAATTGAGTCGTCTTTAAAGAAGCTGGTGGAAAAACAGTCACAAAACACACAGCCTCAATATGTCTGTCTAATTCCTGCTGTTATTGAAAATTCCCAGATTATTTCTTTAATCAAGAAGGAGCCAATCACTGAAGGTGGGGGTAGTACTGATAAAGCAAAACTGTGA